Proteins encoded by one window of Desulfovibrio ferrophilus:
- a CDS encoding tRNA1(Val) (adenine(37)-N6)-methyltransferase — protein MNASQNPDILSAREYFPRGMSQPESGFRFSMDALLLACFAPVGGAAHAVDLGCGCGVVGQGWMLRQPEADPVVTGLDVNPQMLDCAAANAVSLGLEDRYAVVRADVSAVRIDPDLSPESCDLVLCNPPYREPGTGRRPADHGRDTARFEAVAPIAAFVEAASYLLKNRKRACFIGLPERLPELLTDMLTQRLAPKRLLLVHSRVDEPARLALVEAVKNGGPGLVVEPPLVVYQGQGAKSCLTPQALEYCPFLVCNG, from the coding sequence ATGAACGCATCCCAGAATCCCGACATTCTCTCTGCCCGCGAGTATTTTCCGCGTGGCATGTCTCAGCCCGAGTCGGGCTTTCGTTTTTCCATGGACGCCTTGCTGCTGGCCTGTTTTGCCCCTGTGGGTGGTGCAGCTCATGCCGTGGATTTGGGCTGTGGTTGCGGGGTGGTGGGGCAGGGCTGGATGCTGCGTCAGCCGGAAGCAGACCCGGTGGTCACCGGGCTGGATGTGAATCCGCAGATGTTGGACTGCGCAGCTGCCAATGCCGTGAGTTTGGGATTGGAAGATCGGTATGCCGTTGTCCGTGCCGACGTGTCCGCAGTGCGGATCGATCCCGATCTGTCTCCTGAATCTTGCGATCTGGTATTATGCAATCCACCATACCGCGAGCCGGGCACGGGTCGTCGCCCGGCTGATCATGGGCGTGACACGGCAAGGTTTGAGGCCGTGGCCCCCATCGCTGCCTTTGTGGAAGCGGCCTCCTATCTGCTCAAGAATCGCAAGCGCGCCTGCTTTATCGGCCTGCCCGAACGCCTGCCCGAGCTATTGACCGACATGCTTACCCAGCGGCTGGCGCCCAAGCGTCTGCTGTTGGTGCATTCCCGCGTGGATGAACCCGCCCGCCTTGCTCTGGTAGAAGCCGTGAAGAATGGTGGGCCGGGGCTGGTGGTGGAACCGCCGCTGGTCGTCTACCAGGGGCAGGGTGCGAAGTCCTGCCTGACCCCGCAGGCATTGGAGTATTGTCCATTTCTTGTTTGTAACGGCTAA
- a CDS encoding Hsp20/alpha crystallin family protein, with product MTNDIQKHEENLPRYRQPSDILEREDGFHIFMDVPGVAKEDLIIDLNENELVVTGRACFEPGADEKFIEVEFGGCEYRRAFKLSNTVDREKIKANVDNGVLELHLPKAEKAVPKRIEIKAG from the coding sequence ATGACAAACGACATCCAAAAGCACGAAGAGAATCTGCCCCGCTATCGTCAACCCTCCGATATTCTGGAGCGCGAGGACGGCTTTCATATCTTCATGGACGTCCCCGGTGTTGCCAAGGAGGATTTGATCATCGATCTCAATGAAAACGAGTTGGTCGTTACCGGGCGTGCTTGCTTCGAGCCCGGAGCCGACGAGAAGTTCATCGAGGTCGAGTTCGGTGGGTGCGAATATCGCCGGGCCTTCAAGCTCTCCAACACCGTAGACCGCGAAAAGATCAAGGCCAACGTGGATAACGGGGTGCTGGAGTTGCACCTTCCCAAGGCCGAGAAGGCTGTGCCTAAGCGGATTGAGATCAAGGCCGGATGA
- a CDS encoding alpha/beta fold hydrolase: MKGFLLTDHKAKIRYHDLLGDGPPILFLHGLGCSSSFDYPQVAAFRELQQHRRILVDLLGSGYSDSPENFSYSMAAHASCLEQLIEHMGLDNFYLYGHSMGGAIAISLAGKCEQRLSGLVLSEANLDSGGGLFSRRIAGHEEGGYLESGHQTMIRNARASACEEWAVGLEASSPVAVYRESKSLVDGEARSWRQILYSLNIPRTFIFGQKSLPDPEESRLKANGINIEIVDNAGHSMAWDNPAGLATAIQRGIHFAG, from the coding sequence GTGAAAGGGTTTCTTCTGACAGATCACAAGGCGAAGATTCGGTATCACGACTTGCTGGGCGATGGTCCGCCCATACTGTTTCTGCACGGGTTGGGCTGTTCTTCTTCCTTTGATTATCCCCAAGTCGCGGCATTCCGGGAACTGCAGCAGCACAGAAGAATCCTGGTTGATCTGCTTGGTTCCGGGTATAGCGATAGCCCGGAAAATTTCAGTTACTCCATGGCCGCGCACGCCAGTTGCCTTGAGCAGCTTATTGAGCACATGGGCTTGGATAATTTTTATCTCTACGGTCACAGCATGGGGGGAGCCATCGCCATCTCACTGGCCGGAAAGTGCGAACAACGGTTGAGTGGGCTGGTGCTCAGTGAGGCGAATCTGGACTCGGGTGGTGGCCTCTTCAGCAGACGAATTGCAGGTCATGAAGAGGGTGGCTATCTGGAGTCCGGTCATCAGACAATGATCAGGAATGCCAGGGCGAGTGCCTGTGAGGAATGGGCTGTTGGCCTTGAGGCAAGCTCTCCTGTCGCGGTATATCGGGAGTCGAAGTCGTTGGTGGATGGCGAGGCTCGCAGTTGGCGCCAGATATTGTATTCCTTGAACATTCCACGAACATTCATATTTGGACAAAAATCATTGCCCGACCCTGAGGAGTCCAGACTGAAAGCCAATGGCATCAATATCGAAATTGTTGATAATGCCGGACATTCCATGGCCTGGGACAACCCGGCCGGACTCGCTACGGCAATACAGCGTGGCATTCATTTTGCCGGGTAA
- a CDS encoding CBS and ACT domain-containing protein, with the protein MLVGNWMSKEPVTVTPETSMMRASKVMKDKNVRGLSVVDKNGILLGIVTDRDIKEASPSKATTLDVHELYYLLSEIKVQDIMSTNLVTIQEGESVEKAAVLMLDTKVGGLPVVDDAGKLVGVITQSDVFEVLISITGVLHGGFQVAIDLPDDQGTLGGLVGLLNKHNARIMSILTAYEPEDAPTRRVFVRIQDMDKALQKTMMEELKSQYNVLFTLREEIQHSL; encoded by the coding sequence ATGCTCGTAGGCAACTGGATGAGCAAGGAACCCGTCACAGTGACCCCTGAAACCTCCATGATGCGTGCATCCAAGGTCATGAAGGACAAGAACGTGCGCGGTCTTTCCGTGGTGGACAAGAACGGCATCCTGCTCGGTATTGTCACTGATCGCGACATCAAGGAAGCATCACCGTCCAAGGCCACAACCCTGGACGTTCATGAATTGTACTACCTGCTCTCAGAGATCAAGGTCCAGGATATCATGTCCACCAACCTGGTCACCATCCAGGAAGGCGAGTCCGTTGAGAAGGCCGCCGTGCTGATGCTGGACACCAAGGTCGGAGGACTGCCCGTGGTGGACGACGCAGGCAAGCTTGTGGGCGTGATCACCCAATCCGACGTGTTCGAAGTCCTGATTTCCATTACCGGCGTGCTCCACGGCGGATTCCAGGTCGCCATCGACCTGCCCGACGACCAGGGCACCCTGGGTGGTCTTGTGGGCCTGCTCAACAAGCACAACGCCCGCATCATGAGCATCCTGACTGCCTATGAGCCGGAAGACGCACCCACCCGCCGAGTCTTCGTCCGCATCCAAGACATGGACAAGGCCCTGCAAAAGACCATGATGGAAGAACTGAAGTCCCAGTACAATGTGCTGTTTACCCTGCGTGAGGAGATTCAGCATTCGCTGTAA
- a CDS encoding peptidase U32 family protein, translated as MNISLPELLAPAGNREKLTTALTYGADAVYLGGPALNLRAPSAGFSWDELAEGLRLTHEAGARAYVCMNALPRQEQMPAVRDALERLSEFHGNQAPDGLIIADPGVLALARRILPEMPLHLSTQANTANAESAAFWQEMGVSRVNLARELSLRSMGAIARQCPDLELEAFVHGAQCMAISGRCMLSAHMNGRSANQGLCTHPCRFQYKTTAVRLEESTRQGQDTWEAVEEDGHTSIFAPEDLCLIKYVPWFMRTGLAALKIEGRMKSGGYLVHAVDAYATAMADFRAGIFRPGLYLDELMNTASRPLGTGFFLPGRKALYGQAEAPRPILARVLARRADNAWEVAVRHRWNVDRPITVLKPGLKRPIIAAGDYALEKLDGEQVDVIHSGMTIVLRCESKDILENLYLRA; from the coding sequence ATGAATATCTCTCTGCCTGAGCTGCTGGCCCCGGCCGGCAACCGCGAAAAACTCACCACCGCTCTGACCTATGGTGCAGATGCCGTCTACCTAGGTGGCCCGGCCTTGAACCTGCGCGCTCCCAGCGCCGGTTTCAGTTGGGACGAACTGGCCGAAGGCCTGAGGCTGACCCATGAAGCCGGTGCCCGGGCCTATGTTTGCATGAACGCCCTGCCCCGCCAGGAGCAGATGCCGGCTGTGCGCGACGCCCTGGAACGCCTCTCTGAATTCCATGGGAATCAGGCCCCGGACGGATTGATCATCGCAGACCCCGGCGTGCTGGCGCTCGCCCGGCGCATCCTGCCGGAGATGCCGCTGCATCTCTCGACACAGGCCAACACCGCCAATGCCGAATCCGCTGCGTTCTGGCAGGAGATGGGCGTTTCGCGAGTGAATCTGGCGAGGGAATTATCGCTGCGGTCCATGGGCGCCATTGCGCGCCAGTGCCCGGACCTGGAACTGGAAGCCTTTGTGCACGGTGCCCAATGCATGGCCATTTCGGGCCGCTGCATGCTTTCGGCACACATGAACGGACGCTCAGCCAACCAGGGGTTATGCACTCATCCCTGCCGTTTCCAGTACAAGACCACTGCCGTACGCCTGGAAGAATCCACGCGCCAGGGGCAAGACACCTGGGAAGCCGTGGAGGAGGATGGGCACACCTCCATCTTCGCCCCCGAGGACCTGTGCCTGATCAAATACGTGCCCTGGTTCATGCGCACGGGGCTGGCCGCCCTGAAGATCGAAGGACGCATGAAATCCGGCGGCTATCTGGTCCACGCCGTGGACGCCTATGCCACGGCCATGGCTGATTTCCGGGCCGGAATCTTCCGCCCGGGATTGTACCTGGATGAACTCATGAACACGGCTTCGCGCCCATTGGGAACAGGCTTCTTCCTGCCAGGGCGCAAGGCGCTGTATGGTCAGGCCGAGGCCCCGCGCCCCATTCTGGCTCGGGTTCTGGCCCGCCGAGCGGACAATGCCTGGGAAGTGGCCGTGCGCCACCGCTGGAATGTGGACAGGCCCATCACAGTCCTCAAGCCCGGGCTGAAACGCCCCATCATCGCAGCGGGGGATTATGCCTTGGAAAAACTGGATGGAGAGCAGGTCGACGTTATCCATTCGGGTATGACCATCGTGCTTCGCTGTGAATCTAAAGATATTCTAGAGAATCTCTATTTAAGAGCCTGA
- a CDS encoding Trm112 family protein, with translation MTLNKELLDILACPKCKGEIGLLPAQDGLHCAQCQVVYPIKDEIPIMLVEEAIAEAEWPGGVAQD, from the coding sequence ATGACGCTGAACAAGGAACTGTTGGATATTTTGGCCTGCCCCAAGTGCAAAGGCGAGATTGGCCTGCTGCCGGCACAGGATGGCCTGCACTGTGCGCAGTGCCAGGTTGTTTACCCCATCAAGGATGAAATCCCCATCATGCTGGTGGAAGAGGCCATAGCCGAAGCCGAGTGGCCCGGTGGGGTGGCGCAGGATTAA
- a CDS encoding DUF4911 domain-containing protein: MVRRRRIGKAKSAQYARDAVKPHDSRRIYLRIAPSDIAFFKFILESYDNLAYLSVVDKHTAVLQLVHTAGTERETREFLETMRDEVPFTEITLPSRTTGEA, encoded by the coding sequence ATGGTCAGGCGACGACGCATCGGCAAAGCAAAAAGTGCCCAGTATGCACGCGACGCGGTGAAACCACACGATTCGCGCCGCATCTACCTGCGCATCGCCCCAAGTGACATCGCATTCTTCAAGTTCATTCTTGAATCATACGATAATCTGGCCTATTTAAGTGTAGTGGATAAACATACTGCGGTCCTGCAACTGGTGCACACAGCTGGTACCGAACGCGAGACCCGGGAATTCCTGGAGACCATGCGCGACGAGGTGCCCTTCACCGAAATCACGCTGCCATCACGAACCACTGGAGAAGCCTAG
- a CDS encoding glycosyltransferase, which translates to MTKTYIFLPPLRKATGGTYVLHQVAAHLHAGGLPVSLVTREGGHEAPEISRDVPVISWDALALTPDDLWLVPEGWVNALAPGLQAGARTVVYVQNWAYLFSALPPGVSWDKLDVSFLAVSDPVGWYIRECLGGEVPVLRPGIDPERFQAPEVPKAVSPVRVAFMPRKNKALAAQVRAMLEARAARTPGAPEIEWLPIEGLELDGVAATLKRAHIFLAMGYPEGCPLPPLEAMACGCPVVGFGGLGGFDYMRQAEDIPGAAQPWFPLREVSWGGNGLFAVDADVAAAALALERVATWVAQEDPRYAQAVEQARITAAAYSVQQQREAVLALWPKLLGSL; encoded by the coding sequence ATGACCAAGACTTACATCTTTCTTCCTCCTCTGCGAAAGGCCACTGGCGGTACCTATGTGCTGCATCAGGTGGCGGCGCATCTGCATGCGGGCGGTTTGCCCGTGTCTCTGGTCACGCGTGAAGGCGGTCATGAGGCCCCGGAGATCTCCCGGGATGTGCCCGTGATCTCATGGGACGCGTTGGCGTTGACTCCCGACGACCTTTGGCTTGTGCCCGAAGGCTGGGTTAATGCCCTGGCTCCCGGGCTTCAGGCCGGAGCAAGGACCGTGGTCTATGTTCAGAACTGGGCCTATCTGTTTTCCGCGCTGCCTCCTGGCGTGAGTTGGGACAAGCTGGACGTCTCGTTCCTGGCGGTGTCAGACCCTGTGGGTTGGTATATTCGTGAGTGCCTGGGGGGAGAGGTCCCCGTGCTGCGTCCGGGGATTGACCCCGAACGTTTCCAGGCGCCGGAGGTCCCCAAGGCCGTCAGTCCTGTGCGCGTGGCGTTCATGCCCCGCAAGAACAAGGCACTGGCCGCACAGGTCCGGGCAATGCTCGAAGCGCGAGCTGCGAGAACGCCGGGAGCGCCCGAGATCGAATGGTTGCCCATTGAGGGCCTGGAGCTGGACGGTGTGGCCGCGACACTGAAACGTGCACATATTTTTCTGGCCATGGGCTATCCAGAGGGCTGCCCACTGCCCCCGCTGGAGGCCATGGCCTGTGGCTGTCCGGTCGTCGGTTTTGGCGGTCTAGGCGGGTTTGACTACATGCGTCAGGCTGAAGACATCCCCGGCGCGGCCCAGCCGTGGTTCCCTCTGCGCGAGGTTTCCTGGGGCGGTAATGGGCTGTTCGCAGTGGATGCCGATGTGGCTGCTGCGGCGCTGGCTCTGGAACGTGTTGCCACATGGGTGGCACAGGAAGATCCACGTTATGCCCAGGCCGTGGAACAGGCGCGGATCACGGCGGCTGCCTATTCCGTGCAGCAGCAGCGTGAGGCTGTGCTCGCACTGTGGCCGAAGCTGTTGGGCTCTTTGTGA
- a CDS encoding LarC family nickel insertion protein, with protein MAKLFIDCRFGLGGDMFLAALADMGLNLQPLVKALGQAGISIALDAPEVRVHGLAGRRLSIDAPGVQPLRHLPEIMSIVERLPLSEVVRGRVATAFVRLAEVEAKMHGIGVDEVHFHEVGAVDTLIDVAGAFYGLEALGVTRVLCSTLPWFGGKVECAHGTLPLPAPATLELMKGKPVSPTEFELEILTPTGALIIDQVVDEFVHGPEGVVRQVGRSFGTHDLGQGCGGLRLVLLDEH; from the coding sequence ATGGCAAAGCTGTTCATCGACTGCCGGTTTGGTCTGGGTGGAGACATGTTTCTGGCCGCCCTTGCGGATATGGGGCTGAACCTGCAACCGTTGGTGAAAGCCCTGGGACAGGCTGGTATCTCCATTGCTCTGGATGCGCCGGAGGTGCGGGTTCACGGCTTGGCTGGCCGGAGGTTGTCCATTGATGCACCGGGGGTGCAACCCCTGCGGCACCTGCCGGAAATTATGAGTATCGTGGAGAGGCTGCCGCTGTCCGAAGTCGTGCGCGGGCGCGTTGCTACGGCTTTTGTGCGTCTCGCAGAGGTGGAGGCAAAGATGCATGGCATCGGCGTGGACGAGGTGCACTTTCACGAAGTGGGTGCCGTGGACACGCTGATCGATGTTGCGGGTGCGTTTTACGGGTTGGAAGCTCTGGGTGTGACCCGGGTGCTGTGTTCGACGCTGCCCTGGTTTGGCGGCAAGGTGGAGTGTGCCCATGGTACGTTGCCCCTGCCTGCGCCAGCGACTCTGGAACTGATGAAGGGCAAGCCCGTGTCACCTACGGAGTTCGAGTTGGAAATCCTGACCCCCACCGGCGCACTGATCATTGATCAGGTCGTGGACGAATTCGTACACGGTCCCGAAGGCGTTGTGCGGCAGGTGGGGCGCTCCTTTGGCACTCATGATCTGGGGCAAGGCTGCGGTGGACTCCGGTTGGTGCTACTGGATGAACACTAG
- a CDS encoding Hsp20/alpha crystallin family protein: MVIDYGSFYDVPRWDKLFQDFFGPTSLSQRRVAYPPLNISETEDAIQLRAQIPGISMEDIELTLTDKNLVIKGERKAPEGKYFRQERPAGAFQRVITLNVPVERDQVRATLKDGILAIDLPKADSVKPKKIDIAVS; this comes from the coding sequence ATGGTGATTGATTATGGTTCCTTTTATGACGTCCCGCGTTGGGACAAGTTGTTCCAGGATTTTTTCGGTCCCACAAGCCTCAGCCAGCGCAGGGTTGCCTATCCGCCACTGAACATCAGTGAGACCGAAGATGCCATCCAACTGCGCGCCCAGATTCCCGGGATCAGCATGGAAGACATCGAGCTGACTCTGACGGACAAGAATCTGGTCATCAAGGGTGAGCGAAAGGCCCCCGAGGGCAAGTATTTTCGTCAGGAGCGTCCGGCGGGTGCCTTTCAGCGTGTGATCACCCTGAACGTGCCTGTGGAACGCGACCAGGTTCGCGCTACGCTGAAGGACGGCATTTTGGCGATCGACCTGCCCAAGGCCGATTCGGTAAAGCCCAAGAAGATCGATATCGCAGTTTCCTAG
- a CDS encoding PHP domain-containing protein encodes MPGIDLHTHSTISDGTLTPTELVALGKRSGLRALALTDHDITDGLPEALAAGVEHDLEIIPGCELAVDSATGFMHILGLFLPPNPVQLNAKLEWLRERRASRNTRICDKLQSLGLDVTYERVLEIAGDGTVGRPHIAKAIIEAGGADSVQNAFDVYIGDSGRAYLPKDKLTPEEAIPLLKKEGATVILAHPYTLKLDGEPEARRIKDLKEMGLDGIEVIYTEHTRTMTEKYGKLVKDLDLLASGGSDFHGTVKPDISLGKGRGGLHVPYALLEAMKEARAKQGLPV; translated from the coding sequence ATGCCCGGCATCGATCTCCATACGCATTCCACCATTTCAGACGGCACCCTAACCCCCACGGAACTTGTGGCTCTGGGCAAACGAAGTGGGCTCAGAGCCTTGGCTCTGACGGATCATGACATCACCGACGGTTTGCCCGAAGCCCTTGCCGCCGGAGTCGAACACGATCTGGAGATCATCCCCGGCTGCGAACTGGCCGTGGATTCGGCCACCGGATTCATGCACATTCTGGGGCTTTTTCTGCCGCCTAACCCCGTTCAACTGAATGCCAAACTGGAATGGCTGCGCGAACGCCGTGCAAGTCGCAACACACGCATCTGCGACAAACTCCAGTCCCTGGGGCTGGATGTGACTTACGAGCGCGTTCTGGAGATTGCCGGAGACGGCACAGTGGGCCGCCCGCACATTGCCAAAGCCATCATCGAAGCCGGCGGAGCAGACAGCGTCCAGAATGCCTTTGACGTCTATATCGGCGACAGCGGACGAGCCTATCTGCCCAAGGACAAGCTGACTCCCGAGGAAGCCATCCCCCTGCTCAAGAAAGAAGGCGCCACCGTCATTCTGGCCCATCCCTATACCCTCAAGCTGGACGGCGAACCTGAGGCCCGACGCATCAAGGATCTCAAGGAGATGGGCCTGGACGGTATCGAGGTCATCTACACCGAGCATACCCGCACCATGACCGAAAAATATGGTAAACTCGTCAAAGACCTGGATCTGCTGGCTTCCGGTGGTTCGGACTTTCACGGCACGGTCAAGCCCGACATCAGTCTCGGCAAGGGCCGAGGCGGACTGCACGTGCCTTACGCCCTGCTGGAGGCCATGAAGGAAGCCAGAGCCAAGCAAGGGCTGCCTGTCTAA
- a CDS encoding TatD family hydrolase yields the protein MGKKKNKKPRELPEALGLPTGGVETHAHLDMEPFAEDLDAVLDRAEACGVARIGQVFLGPEAYEKGRGLFESRPGVFFLLGVHPHDAKGWTDETLSAMRAAFASDSRLKAVGEAGLDYYYDYSPRDVQRRVFAAQLQLACEVDRPMVVHSRDALDETFEVLEAEGFKDRPLLWHCFGGDTAFARRVLDNGWMISIPGAVTWKKMDELREAVEMIPMDRLVLETDCPFLAPDPWRGKRNEPAFIGFTARAVAEAKGLPLEEIWRVTAENATRFFRLDEE from the coding sequence ATGGGAAAGAAGAAGAACAAGAAGCCCAGAGAGTTGCCCGAAGCCCTAGGCTTGCCGACAGGTGGTGTGGAGACCCATGCCCATCTGGATATGGAGCCTTTTGCCGAAGATTTGGATGCCGTTCTGGACCGGGCCGAGGCCTGTGGTGTCGCACGGATTGGTCAGGTCTTTCTGGGGCCTGAGGCCTATGAGAAGGGGCGCGGGTTGTTCGAATCCCGGCCCGGGGTATTCTTCCTGCTGGGGGTTCATCCCCACGACGCCAAAGGCTGGACCGACGAGACGCTAAGCGCCATGCGTGCGGCTTTTGCTTCGGACTCGCGCCTGAAAGCCGTGGGCGAAGCCGGGCTGGATTATTATTACGACTATTCACCGCGCGACGTGCAGCGTCGGGTGTTTGCCGCACAGCTGCAACTGGCGTGCGAGGTCGATCGGCCGATGGTGGTTCATTCCCGCGATGCTCTGGACGAGACCTTTGAGGTTTTGGAGGCCGAAGGCTTCAAGGACAGGCCATTGCTCTGGCACTGCTTTGGTGGGGACACGGCCTTTGCGCGGCGGGTGCTGGACAACGGCTGGATGATCTCCATCCCCGGTGCGGTGACCTGGAAGAAGATGGACGAGCTGCGCGAGGCCGTGGAAATGATCCCCATGGACCGGCTGGTGCTGGAAACCGACTGCCCGTTCCTGGCCCCGGACCCGTGGCGCGGCAAGCGCAATGAACCCGCCTTTATCGGTTTTACGGCCCGGGCCGTGGCCGAGGCCAAGGGGCTGCCCTTGGAAGAGATTTGGCGGGTCACGGCGGAGAATGCGACGCGCTTTTTCAGGCTGGATGAGGAATAG
- the serB gene encoding phosphoserine phosphatase SerB translates to MSEIFLIKISGEDKPGIMSHMSRILADYGVRILDLGQAVIHNTLSLGMIIDIPEAQGSAPILKDLLYGANELGVKLKFVPVTEAKHEDWVQAQGRKRYIVTLLSREIGAEQIARVTGVMTDVGLNIDFISRLSGRISLVKPDALPRACVEFSVRGEPSDMLQLRSAFMDITGELGVDISFQEDNVYRRNRRLVAFDMDSTLIQAEVIDELARKAGVVDEVSRITESAMRGELDFKESLRERVALLKGLDASVLEEVAEEVPFTEGAERLVSNLKKLGYKIAILSGGFTYFGQHLKRKLGVDHVYANELEIKDGKLTGKVVGEIVDGKRKAELLEEIALTEDISLQQVVAVGDGANDLPMLGVAGLGIAFHAKPIVREGARQAISTLGLDGILYLLGLRDREAE, encoded by the coding sequence ATGTCCGAAATATTTCTGATCAAGATCTCCGGTGAGGACAAGCCGGGCATCATGTCGCACATGTCCCGCATTCTGGCGGATTATGGCGTGCGTATCCTCGACCTTGGCCAGGCCGTGATCCACAACACCCTGTCCTTGGGCATGATCATCGATATTCCCGAGGCACAGGGTTCCGCCCCCATCCTCAAGGATTTGCTCTACGGAGCCAACGAACTGGGCGTGAAGCTGAAGTTCGTGCCCGTGACCGAGGCCAAGCATGAGGACTGGGTCCAGGCCCAGGGCCGCAAGCGTTATATCGTGACATTGCTCTCGCGCGAGATCGGGGCCGAGCAGATTGCCCGGGTCACCGGGGTGATGACCGATGTCGGTTTGAATATCGATTTCATTTCCCGCCTGTCTGGACGTATCTCCCTGGTCAAGCCGGATGCATTGCCCAGAGCCTGTGTGGAATTCTCCGTGCGTGGTGAGCCCAGCGACATGTTACAACTGCGGTCGGCCTTCATGGATATTACCGGCGAGTTGGGCGTGGACATCTCCTTCCAGGAGGACAATGTCTATCGTCGTAATCGTAGACTGGTGGCTTTCGATATGGACTCCACCCTGATTCAGGCCGAGGTCATCGACGAACTGGCGCGCAAGGCCGGGGTTGTGGACGAAGTCTCGCGCATCACCGAATCCGCCATGCGTGGGGAGTTGGATTTCAAGGAAAGCCTGCGAGAGCGTGTGGCCCTGCTCAAGGGATTGGATGCCTCGGTGCTGGAAGAGGTGGCAGAAGAGGTGCCCTTTACCGAGGGTGCCGAACGCCTGGTCTCCAACCTGAAGAAGTTGGGTTACAAGATAGCCATTCTTTCGGGGGGATTCACCTATTTCGGACAGCATCTGAAGCGCAAGCTGGGGGTGGACCACGTCTACGCCAACGAATTGGAGATCAAGGACGGAAAGCTCACCGGCAAGGTCGTGGGCGAGATCGTGGACGGCAAGCGCAAGGCCGAACTGCTTGAAGAAATCGCACTGACCGAGGACATCAGCCTGCAACAGGTGGTTGCCGTGGGTGACGGAGCCAACGACCTGCCCATGCTGGGGGTCGCAGGGCTGGGCATCGCCTTCCATGCCAAGCCCATTGTGCGCGAAGGCGCGCGACAGGCCATTTCGACGCTGGGGTTGGACGGCATTCTCTATCTTCTCGGGCTGCGGGATCGCGAAGCCGAATAG